In a genomic window of Branchiostoma lanceolatum isolate klBraLanc5 chromosome 12, klBraLanc5.hap2, whole genome shotgun sequence:
- the LOC136445864 gene encoding uncharacterized protein isoform X4: protein MTASSDYPGQHSTNGGDTRELAGAFDWALETEERLGCQGESWASLQERRGSAQRCPAPSMIGFGPQASPGNPPTFVRPPTPLSLPSTQCARPPNPVEYLPHITAAQHRFLPPSSTRPLMYPGNVNAQSAPGPPNQPAFLPRPFPIHAYPVTVVTPNVYPNVQISGVNQQCPVQVQGHTVNSNSTTVEPHPAMEPRFPTKNVRTRPLRHRPVTYQPFVLPIPVQHPPPSRYPPPIQQQSCYTSQAGQFPPTSVPPPSSYQSQSYSNTTAYSEPDCASGQTGSNWGAGWEDWEVTELKKSLYREFATLLGNHGPLGERDQPVLGLFMGMPTEARQLIKESGGVKAFLLQSPRFSEEDGKIFLSEEPRPRVTVTSADSGQGSWENNAVSSRPTSGINPNAMEFIPTECSFSEGSSDDVFVEGETYGSEEPDSESTFKEIASAYGIKVTRPEDYSLEDYSLEGVSEVSLPEAMPKTGPCESAQKGSGDMVNREGMGGAEHTFEASWVVWDEEKNSDFSQFTSSRGNRHWSTVTGQTGQLDSSLTLPTNYDYENKDDCRATAAVELVGVENSEPVEEIATADDEDFTSDGAVSVPKTEGEANMPESITEDGVIGGETAITEHAPCSCGPAVDFPTFHEETVTVEQSLDTFFQDLELNKDSNIDVQEHDDTYCQTNSNENNNNVDKQPLIDQSTECETKENVDAEHVIENSMLREKLCQAEMTEYNLRQELNQTKAQLDSNLDKMIDYQRQLENVEEHFDRVIQEAIKKYTIKMEARMKETEDNLDETTAQANEKVAALQEELETANKEITAKESAAEKSRLKHADVEKELKERLKLVGAQLLNSVQQNSSQGAAFTEQIHELQEKVTSVQEELESGKRELKTKESAVEKAHSQHAAVERELTERLELTQARLQKSLQKYCSQDVPEDEQEMHQLQEKVIVLQWELESVKKELKTKESAAKMSRLQLEAVEKALTEKLQQYSSQDVTEELKKTKEFSKEIEMKVQAALEDQRQMQRVEVGLRVQLIAAKKEMEVKELAGKKACLQITAVLKELTERLQKTGAELYKSLQQNSSQDAAAKKQIQQLQEKVTALEEELETTKKELTIKESAAEKAHLQLAAVEKELTERLQLTEAQLQKSLQQNCSQDVQEELTNAQERATQAELQLAAVEKELTEKLQFTEAQLQSSLQLQRSLQKICSQHDPEALKKFQEWATQEVVRSLQQKKEIEMTLQANTEELTQMLQEKTELQEKAITALQEELETAKKELKAKEYAVEKGQLQRAAVEKELTEKLQLTEARLQKSLQDFPEELTKVQERATQAELQLAAVEKKQTEKQQQKCSQDVPEELTKAQERATQAELQLAAVKKDLTEKLQLSVARLHKSLQNFPEELTKVQERATQAELQLAAVKKELTEKLQQNCSHDVPEELTKVRERATQAELQLAAVKKELTEKQQQNCSHDVPEELTKARERATQAELQVLNFTFHWCRSELEEQYREGEKMYRFFTERCRLGEQELKKFCCNWQDYTSDILKQITHVQLLYSNNVQKLQSGQQLSSLPQLSLVRPRMPHLPDLTADMLSPPDSYKLHLVPLCPVVNQSSTGSTNPSVAMPTGDVDWSTCMAPPQPVQDNTSTPDGTSPQEAGNENQQSDQHGSLPSDSKTSSTQDRKSPTQEKRSPDGDVQPPSKAKVLEDKQRLRLPSGISKAASVASGAVSKRRTRTESGSSCGSNVTEASVASPGPPGPPGLVNLQEPMTAHSTSTAKSVNKSPHEKSQKATKTSMEPCKSSTGNKDSLHPETSQSGSSQTKGNQSASMVQGAAGQPPCLRQIDPQPAYQNVACHDQPAGYLAAHPMGFVQSAPFPLVYAGQQAFSVPTQVPLGAGLQFVPDVHQFSSTPPGGVFEFAGHHQVSPNVSQMKQGVHPQVQPGATKTAEPPASLQPKKVLLKTPASFSTKTTDDQKTASFTQVVRPKSTIPSHKARALAQQARTEDVLDTQNKYQALDSGTEDTSEVVQEATRTPEAQKAAENSSTDETVRKVKSPVSQLSSVHVEQLSNFPEIEDINNTDDEWQMQLSKKKRKVLTAVKESEVPPTGSRTVAKQKLLDRLHADLPGYSKEQLVGAAAAVRRARHGTLSSLPFCVISTMVKAELYKSQSPAQAETSNQPIAQTPPSNQVQATPSNQVQATPSNQPGTPPGDHATTAPLSTEAQCTATVQSCEPPSCSKNEIMEATEGNLQLARSLLQLKYKTEMCLNFRSSGTCRFGDKCLYAHGERELRRTPKLTPCSAMQQKGHCPHGDGCIFAHSKNDQKGSAKTPEKSRPVTAVRTRTSPTARMRLVDLKKKKEQIKDRFDERRPLWQTLEQTKQPPQSLEADVCAICVDDLYDLTGSCVRTLDCGHRFHDSCVSRWLLKEERTCPCCRQLALLPEEFPRLK, encoded by the exons ATGACAGCTTCGTCTGACTACCCGGGACAACATTCCACCAATGGCGGAGACACAAGGGAACTGGCAGGGGCTTTTGATTGGGCCCTAGAGACAGAAGAAAGACTTGGGTGTCAGGGAGAGTCATGGGCATCTTTGCAGGAGAGAAG AGGGTCTGCTCAGAGGTGCCCTGCTCCGTCCATGATTGGCTTTGGTCCTCAAGCATCCCCTGGGAATCCACCGACTTTTGTAAGGCCCCCCACCCCGCTGTCCCTGCCATCCACTCAATGTGCAAGGCCCCCTAACCCTGTGGAGTATCTACCCCATATTACTGCTGCTCAGCACAGGTTCCTGCCACCATCAAGCACAAGGCCCCTTATGTATCCAGGAAATGTGAATGCTCAGAGTGCACCAGGGCCCCCAAACCAGCCGGCCTTTTTGCCGCGTCCTTTTCCGATACATGCCTACCCTGTTACCGTTGTGACTCCAAATGTTTATCCTAACGTCCAAATATCCGGCGTAAACCAGCAGTGCCCTGTGCAAGTTCAAGGTCATACAGTGAACTCAAACAGTACGACTGTGGAACCCCATCCCGCCATGGAGCCGAGATTCCCCACAAAAAACGTGCGTACACGCCCCCTCCGACACCGTCCCGTGACATATCAGCCCTTCGTTCTGCCCATACCGGTGCAGCACCCCCCTCCAAGCAGGTACCCCCCTCCCATACAGCAACAGAGTTGTTATACCTCCCAGGCTGGCCAGTTCCCCCCCACCAGTGTTCCACCCCCTTCTTCGTACCAGTCCCAGAGTTACTCCAACACCACGGCATACAGCGAGCCCGACTGTGCCAGTGGACAGACTGGGTCTAACTGGGGGGCAGGCTGGGAAGACTGGGAAGTAACAGAGCTGAAGAAAAGTCTCTACAG AGAGTTTGCGACCCTGCTTGGCAACCATGGCCCCCTGGGTGAGAGAGACCAGCCTGTGTTAGGGCTCTTCATGGGGATGCCAACAGAAGCAAGGCAGCTCATCAAG GAAAGTGGGGGTGTGAAGGCCTTTCTACTACAGAGCCCGAGGTTCAGTGAGGAGGACGGGAAGATTTTCCTGTCGGAGGAGCCGAGGCCACGCGTGACTGTTACTTCTGCAGACAGCGGGCAGGGAAGCTGGGAGAATAATGCAG TCTCCTCCAGGCCTACCAGTGGCATCAACCCCAATGCGATGGAGTTTATCCCAACCGAGTGCTCCTTCAGCGAGGGTAGCTCTGACGATGTGTTTGTGGAAGGTGAAACATATGGTTCTGAAGAACCAG ATTCAGAATCTACATTCAAGGAGATAGCGTCAGCTTACGGTATCAAAGTCACTCGGCCCGAAGACTACAGCCTTGAAGACTACAGCCTTGAGGGCGTATCTGAAGTCTCCCTCCCAGAGGCAATGCCAAAAACTGGGCCTTGTGAGTCGGCCCAGAAAGGGTCTGGTGACATGGTGAACCGTGAGGGGATGGGAGGGGCAGAGCACACGTTTGAAGCATCGTGGGTCGTTTGGGATGAAGAAAAGAATTCTGATTTCAGCCAATTTACAAGCAGTCGTGGAAACAGACATTGGTCAACTGTCACCGGACAGACAGGACAGCTGGACAGCAGTTTAACCCTTCCAACTAACTATGACTATGAGAACAAGGACGACTGTAGAGCCACTGCTGCTGTGGAGCTTGTTGGGGTCGAAAACTCTGAGCCTGTGGAAGAAATAGCAACAG CAGATGATGAAGACTTCACTTCTGATGGTGCAGTCTCGGTGCCAAAAACAGAGGGAGAGGCAAACATGCCTGAAAGTATAACAGAGGATGGAGTCATTGGTGGAGAGACAGCTATCACTGAGCATGCCCCATGTTCCTGTGGGCCTGCTGTTGACTTCCCAACCTTTCACGAAGAAACGGTCACCGTCGAGCAGTCCTTGGACACTTTCTTTCAAGATTTGGAGTTAAACAAAGACAGCAACATTGATGTGCAAGAACATGACGACACTTACTGTCAAACAAACTCTAACgagaacaataacaatgttgacaagcaACCTCTCATCGATCAAAGTACCGAATGTGAGACCAAAGAAAATGTGGATGCAGAGCATGTAATTGAAAATTCAATGTTAAGGGAAAAGCTGTGCCAAGCAGAGATGACTGAGTACAACCTACGTCAAGAACTGAACCAGACCAAAGCACAATTGGACTCCAACTTAGATAAGATGATAGATTATCAGAGACAGTTGGAAAACGTAGAGGAACATTTTGATAGAGTAATTCAAGAGGCAATAAAAAAGTACACCATCAAAATGGAGGCTAGGATGAAGGAGACAGAGGACAACCTAGATGAGACAACTGCACAAGCTAATGAGAAAGTAGCTGCACTGCAAGAGGAGTTGGAAACTGCCAACAAAGAAATAACAGCAAAAGAATCTGCTGCAGAAAAGTCTCGCTTGAAGCACGCAGATGTTGAAAAAGAGCTGAAAGAGAGACTGAAGCTTGTTGGAGCACAGCTGTTGAATTCCGTGCAGCAAAACAGCAGCCAGGGTGCAGcatttacagaacagatacatgaACTTCAGGAGAAAGTAACTTCTGTTCAAGAGGAGTTGGAATCTGGCAAGAGGGAACTGAAAACGAAGGAGTCTGCTGTAGAAAAGGCGCACTCACAGCATGCAGCTGTTGAGAGAGAGCTCACAGAGAGATTGGAGCTGACTCAAGCACGGCTGCAGAAGTCCTTGCAGAAATACTGCAGCCAGGATGTACCAGAAGATGAACAAGAGATGCATCAACTACAGGAGAAAGTTATTGTCCTTCAATGGGAGCTAGAATCTGTCAAGAAAGAACTGAAAACAAAGGAATCTGCAGCAAAAATGTCCCGCTTGCAACTTGAAGCTGTTGAGAAAGCACTGACAGAGAAACTGCAGCAGTACTCTAGCCAGGATGTCACAGAAGAATTGAAAAAGACGAAGGAGTTTTCAAAAGAAATTGAGATGAAGGTACAAGCTGCTTTAGAAGATCAAAGACAGATGCAGAGAGTAGAAGTTGGACTTAGAGTGCAGCTAATAGCTGCCAAGAAAGAAATGGAAGTAAAGGAGCTTGCTGGAAAGAAGGCTTGCTTGCAGATCACAGCTGTTTTAAAAGAGCTGACGGAGAGACTTCAGAAAACTGGAGCAGAGCTGTATAAGTCCCTGCAGCAGAATTCCAGCCAGGATGCAGCAGCTAAAAAACAGATACAGCAACTTCAGGAGAAAGTGACTGCCCTTGAAGAGGAGTTGGAAACTACCAAGAAGGAACTGACAATAAAGGAGTCTGCTGCAGAAAAGGCTCACTTACAACTCGCAGCCGTTGAAAAAGAGTTGACCGAGAGACTGCAGCTTACTGAAGCACAGCTGCAGAAGTCCCTGCAGCAAAACTGCAGCCAGGATGTTCAGGAAGAGTTAACAAATGCTCAGGAGCGGGCGACCCAAGCAGAACTTCAGCTCGCAGCCGTTGAGAAAGAGCTGACAGAGAAACTGCAGTTTACTGAAGCACAGCTGCAGAGCTCCCTGCAGCTGCAAAGGTCCCTGCAGAAGATTTGCAGCCAGCATGACCCCGAAGCATTGAAAAAGTTCCAGGAGTGGGCAACTCAGGAAGTTGTCAGGAGTCTACAGCAGAAAAAAGAAATTGAGATGACACTGCAAGCTAATACGGAAGAATTGACACAGATGCTTCAGGAGAAGACAGAACTTCAGGAGAAAGCAATAACTGCTCTTCAAGAGGAGTTAGAAACTGCCAAGAAGGAATTGAAAGCAAAGGAATATGCTGTAGAAAAGGGGCAATTGCAGCGTGCAGCTGTTGAGAAAGAACTGACAGAGAAACTCCAGCTTACTGAAGCACGGCTGCAGAAGTCCCTGCAAGATTTTCCAGAAGAGTTAACAAAGGTTCAGGAGCGGGCAACTCAAGCAGAACTTCAGCTGGCAGCTGTTGAAAAAAAGCAGACAGAGAAACAGCAGCAAAAATGCAGCCAGGATGTGCCAGAAGAGTTGACGAAGGCTCAAGAGCGGGCGACACAAGCTGAACTTCAGCTGGCAGCTGTTAAAAAAGACCTGACGGAAAAACTGCAGCTTTCTGTAGCACGGCTGCAtaagtccctgcaaaatttTCCAGAAGAGTTAACAAAGGTTCAAGAGCGAGCAACTCAAGCTGAACTTCAGCTGGCAGCTGTTAAAAAAGAGCTGACAGAGAAACTGCAACAGAACTGCAGCCACGATGTGCCGGAAGAGTTAACAAAGGTTCGGGAGCGGGCAACTCAAGCAGAACTTCAGCTGGCAGCTGTTAAAAAAGAGCTGACAGAGAAACAGCAGCAAAACTGCAGCCACGATGTGCCGGAAGAGTTGACAAAGGCTCGGGAGCGGGCGACTCAAGCTGAACTTCAGGTCTTGAACTTCACCTTCCATTGGTGCCGTTCTGAGCTGGAAGAGCAGTACCGGGAGGGGGAGAAGATGTACAGATTCTTCACGGAGAGGTGCAGGCTGGGGGAACAGGAGCTAAAGAAGTTCTGCTGTAACTGGCAGGACTACACCAGTGATATCCTAAAGCAGATCACGCATGTCCAG CTGCTCTACTCCAACAACGTGCAGAAGCTTCAGTCCGGCCAGCAGCTGTCCAGCCTTCCCCAACTAAGCCTGGTCAGGCCCCGCATGCCACACCTACCTGATCTTACTGCAGACATG CTGAGCCCACCTGATAGCTACAAGCTCCATCTTGTCCCGCTCTGCCCTGTTGTAAACCAGTCGAGCACCGGCTCAACCAACCCTTCAGTGGCCATGCCTACTGGCGATGTAGATTGGTCCACCTGCATGGCACCACCACAACCTGTACAAGACAACACTTCCACTCCTGACGGTACCAGTCCTCAAGAGGCAGGGAATGAAAACCAGCAGTCAGATCAACATGGCAGCTTACCTTCAGACTCTAAAACCTCATCAACTCAAGACAGGAAGTCTCCAACACAGGAGAAGAGAAGTCCTGACGGTGACGTTCAACCACCATCGAAAGCCAAAGTTTTGGAGGACAAGCAACGTCTTCGGCTGCCCTCCGGGATCTCGAAAGCTGCTTCTGTCGCTAGCGGTGCAGTCTCGAAGAGGAGGACACGCACAGAGTCTGGAAGCAGCTGTGGCTCTAACGTGACTGAAGCAAGTGTGGCCTCCCCAGGTCCCCCTGGTCCCCCTGGACTGGTCAATCTGCAG GAACCAATGACGGCCCATTCTACTTCAACTGCCAAATCTGTGAACAAATCACCTCATGAAAAATCTCAGAAGGCTACCAAGACTAGTATGGAACCATGTAAGAGCAGTACAGGGAATAAAGATTCTCTCCATCCAGAAACTAGCCAATCAGGTTCAAGCCAAACTAAAGGCAACCAATCAGCGAGCATGGTGCAAGGAGCTGCAGGACAGCCTCCATGTCTCAGGCAGATCGATCCTCAACCGGCCTATCAGAATGTAGCCTGCCATGACCAACCAGCTGGCTACCTTGCAGCACATCCAATGGGCTTTGTGCAGTCTGCTCCATTCCCACTAGTATATGCAGGGCAGCAAGCCTTCAGTGTTCCAACGCAGGTGCCACTAGGAGCTGGACTGCAGTTCGTGCCTGATGTCCACCAGTTCTCATCTACACCTCCAGGTGGTGTCTTTGAGTTTGCCGGTCACCATCAAGTGTCACCAAATGTCTCGCAAATGAAGCAGGGAGTACACCCTCAGGTGCAACCAGGTGCTACTAAAACAGCCGAACCACCTGCTTCACTACAACCGAAAAAAGTACTGCTGAAAACACCTGCTAGTTTCTCAACAAAAACGACAGACGATCAGAAGACGGCTTCCTTTACCCAAGTTGTCCGACCTAAATCCACCATCCCTTCACACAAGGCCAGGGCACTGGCACAACAGGCTCGCACAGAGGATGTGCTGGACACCCAGAACAAGTACCAGGCCTTGGATTCTGGAACTGAAGACACCTCAGAAGTGGTTCAAGAAGCCACACGTACACCAGAAGCCCAGAAGGCTGCAGAAAACAGCAGCACCGATGAAACTGTGAGAAAAGTGAAGAGTCCCGTCTCGCAGCTGTCGAGTGTGCACGTAGAGCAGCTCAGCAACTTCCCTGAGATAGAGGACATCAACAACACTGATGATGAGTGGCAGATGCAG CTGAGTAAGAAGAAGAGAAAGGTGCTTACAGCGGTGAAGGAGTCGGAAGTTCCACCGACTGGTAGCAGAACTGTGGCCAAGCAGAAACTTCTGGACAGGCTTCATGCAGACCTGCCAGGCTACTCTAA GGAACAGTTGGTGGGCGCGGCTGCAGCCGTCCGTCGTGCGAGACACGGCACCCTCAGCAGCCTGCCGTTCTGCGTTATCAGCACGATGGTCAAGGCAGAACTCTACAAGAGTCAGTCGCCGGCCCAGGCGGAAACATCAAATCAGCCCATTGCCCAAACCCCACCCAGCAACCAGGTCCAAGCCACACCTAGCAACCAGGTCCAAGCCACACCTAGCAACCAACCTGGAACTCCACCCGGCGACCATGCCACTACAGCCCCACTCAGCACAGAGGCTCAGTGCACAGCCACCGTCCAGTCCTGTGAACCTCCTTCATGTAGCAAAAACGAGATTATGGAA GCCACTGAAGGAAACCTCCAGCTTGCCAGGAGCCTCCTTCAGTTGAAGTACAAGACGGAGATGTGCTTGAACTTCCGCAGCAGTGGCACCTGTCGCTTTGGCGACAAGTGTCTGTACGCACACGGGGAGCGGGAGCTGCGCCGTACGCCCAAGCTGACGCCCTGCTCAGCAATGCAGCAGAAG GGACACTGCCCACATGGTGACGGCTGTATCTTTGCACATTCCAAGAATGATCAGAAGGGATCGGCGAAGACACCTGAGAAGTCACGGCCTGTCACAGCTGTGAGAACAAGGACCTCCCCAACAGCTCGCATGCGTCTGGTGgacctgaagaagaagaaagagcagATAAAGGACAGATTTGACGAAAGGAGGCCTCTCTGGCAAACCTTAGAG cagACGAAACAACCGCCACAGTCGCTTGAGGCCGACGTCTGTGCCATTTGTGTGGACGACCTTTACGACCTGACGGGGTCGTGTGTGCGCACGCTGGACTGCGGGCACCGCTTCCACGACTCCTGCGTCTCACGCTGGCTCCTGAAGGAAGAGCGCACGTGCCCCTGCTGCCGCCAGCTCGCCTTGCTTCCGGAGGAGTTTCCACGCTTGAAGTGA